A part of Streptomyces sp. NBC_01210 genomic DNA contains:
- a CDS encoding copper resistance protein CopC gives MTATAPRFGPSPVRLLLAATVLLGTLIGALLAGANPASAHAALTGSNPKDGAVVATAPGNVTLTFSEQVAMGDDSIRVLEPSGKRADKAKVRDLGTGGKVMYGVDLLPGLPNGTYTVAWKAVSADSHPVSGAFTFSIGAPSKTTAAVPDQKAGGGVVGILYDIARYASYAGFVLLTGGAAFVLLCWRRGASVRPLQRLVVQGWVTLTAATLALLLLRNPYTGSGKLADTFDLGGLRDVLQTKTGAALSSRLMLLGAAALFIAVLFGAYAKREDETEKKDLTFGLAIGGTVVAAGIAGTWALSEHASTGIQPGLAMPVDVLHLLAVATWLGGLAALLTALYRAPSIERAAVRSFSKVAFGSVMVLAATGIYQSWRQVGSWSALTGTTYGQLLLAKVALVVVMVAVAWISRRWTAQLSETRAAEARTDEAEREPVTVPENADVEEAEVSQVSELAQVSEVSQLSELAQVSEVSAAPERAAQLARQKAAVATAEKKRNRDADPERSGLRRSVLAEAGIAVILLAVTTVLTSTEPGRTEEEAAKAGSTQAAATVPQGPTEIKMPFDTGGRSGKGTVRLTFDPATSGANEMHVWVERPDGKPLDVAEVKVAFTLKAKQIGPLPITPDRITAGHWSAAAVQIPMPGDWQVQVTVRSSDIDQTTIDKNIKIG, from the coding sequence ATGACAGCCACCGCCCCGCGCTTCGGCCCTTCACCGGTCCGGCTGCTGCTCGCCGCGACCGTGCTCCTCGGCACGCTCATCGGCGCACTCCTGGCCGGCGCGAACCCCGCGTCGGCCCACGCCGCACTGACCGGGAGCAACCCGAAGGACGGGGCGGTGGTCGCCACCGCCCCGGGCAACGTCACGCTCACCTTCTCCGAGCAGGTCGCCATGGGCGACGACTCGATCCGGGTCCTCGAACCAAGCGGCAAACGCGCGGACAAGGCCAAGGTCCGCGACCTCGGCACCGGCGGCAAGGTCATGTACGGCGTCGATCTGCTGCCCGGACTGCCCAACGGCACGTACACCGTGGCCTGGAAAGCCGTCTCCGCCGACAGCCATCCGGTCTCCGGAGCCTTCACCTTCTCCATCGGAGCGCCCTCCAAGACCACCGCCGCCGTGCCCGACCAGAAGGCCGGCGGAGGTGTGGTCGGAATCCTCTACGACATCGCGCGCTACGCCTCGTACGCCGGTTTCGTACTGCTCACCGGCGGCGCGGCCTTCGTCCTCCTCTGCTGGCGGCGCGGCGCTTCCGTAAGGCCGCTGCAGCGCCTGGTCGTCCAGGGATGGGTGACGCTCACCGCGGCCACCCTTGCGCTGCTCCTGCTGCGCAACCCCTACACCGGCTCCGGAAAACTGGCGGACACCTTCGACCTCGGCGGGCTGCGGGACGTCCTTCAGACCAAGACCGGGGCCGCGCTCAGCTCCCGGCTGATGCTGCTCGGGGCCGCCGCACTGTTCATCGCCGTGCTCTTCGGCGCGTATGCGAAGCGGGAGGACGAGACCGAAAAGAAGGATCTGACCTTCGGTCTTGCCATCGGCGGCACGGTCGTCGCGGCCGGGATCGCCGGGACCTGGGCGCTGTCGGAGCATGCATCGACCGGTATCCAGCCGGGGCTCGCGATGCCCGTGGACGTACTGCATCTGCTGGCCGTCGCGACCTGGCTCGGCGGGCTCGCGGCGCTGCTGACCGCGCTGTACCGGGCGCCGTCGATCGAGCGCGCGGCGGTGCGGAGCTTCTCGAAGGTCGCGTTCGGCAGCGTCATGGTGCTCGCCGCGACCGGGATCTACCAGTCCTGGCGGCAGGTCGGCTCGTGGTCGGCGCTGACCGGGACGACGTACGGACAGCTGCTGCTGGCCAAGGTGGCGCTGGTTGTTGTCATGGTCGCCGTGGCGTGGATCTCGCGGCGGTGGACGGCGCAGCTCAGTGAGACGCGGGCGGCCGAAGCCCGGACCGACGAGGCCGAGCGGGAGCCGGTGACCGTCCCCGAGAACGCGGACGTCGAGGAAGCGGAGGTCTCGCAGGTCTCGGAGCTCGCGCAGGTCTCGGAGGTCTCGCAGCTCTCGGAGCTCGCGCAGGTCTCGGAGGTCTCCGCCGCCCCGGAGCGGGCGGCTCAACTCGCCCGCCAGAAGGCCGCGGTGGCGACGGCGGAGAAGAAGCGGAACCGGGACGCCGATCCCGAGCGCTCCGGACTGCGCCGTTCCGTGCTGGCCGAGGCAGGCATCGCGGTGATCCTGCTGGCCGTGACGACCGTGCTGACGAGCACCGAACCCGGCCGTACGGAGGAAGAGGCGGCCAAGGCCGGAAGCACTCAGGCGGCCGCCACCGTGCCCCAGGGGCCGACCGAGATCAAGATGCCCTTCGACACCGGCGGCCGGAGCGGCAAGGGCACGGTACGGCTCACCTTCGATCCGGCCACCTCGGGCGCCAACGAGATGCACGTCTGGGTCGAGCGGCCGGACGGAAAGCCGCTGGACGTGGCCGAGGTGAAGGTCGCCTTCACGCTCAAGGCCAAGCAGATCGGTCCGCTGCCGATCACCCCCGACCGCATCACTGCCGGACACTGGAGCGCGGCCGCGGTCCAGATCCCGATGCCCGGCGACTGGCAGGTCCAGGTGACCGTACGGTCCTCCGACATCGACCAGACGACCATCGACAAGAACATCAAGATCGGCTGA
- a CDS encoding ABC transporter ATP-binding protein, translated as MTTINIEHTSRWFGNVVAVNDVTMTIGPGVTGLLGPNGAGKSTLINMMGGFLNPSTGSVTLDGRTIWRNESVYRQIGVVPEREAMYDFLTGREFVVANAELHGLGRKEAQRALATVEMEYAQDRKIATYSKGMRQRVKMASALVHEPSVLLLDEPFNGMDPRQRMQLMDLLRRMGAEGRTVLFSSHILEEVEQLASHIEVIVAGRHAASGDFRKIRRLMTDRPHRYLVRSSDDRALAAALIADPSTAGIEVDLTEGALRIQAVDFGRFTQLLPRVAREHSIRLLTVSPSDESLESVFSYLVAA; from the coding sequence GTGACCACCATCAACATCGAGCACACCTCGCGGTGGTTCGGCAATGTCGTGGCCGTCAACGACGTGACCATGACGATCGGCCCCGGCGTCACGGGTCTGCTCGGTCCCAACGGCGCGGGCAAGTCCACGCTCATCAACATGATGGGTGGTTTCCTCAACCCGTCCACGGGAAGCGTCACGCTCGACGGTCGGACGATCTGGCGCAACGAGTCGGTCTACCGGCAGATCGGCGTCGTACCGGAGCGGGAGGCGATGTACGACTTCCTCACCGGCCGCGAATTCGTCGTCGCCAACGCCGAATTGCACGGACTGGGCAGGAAGGAGGCCCAACGCGCCCTGGCCACCGTGGAGATGGAGTACGCGCAGGACCGCAAGATCGCGACGTACAGCAAGGGCATGCGGCAGCGCGTGAAGATGGCCTCGGCCCTCGTCCACGAGCCGTCCGTACTCCTCCTTGACGAGCCCTTCAACGGCATGGACCCGCGCCAGCGCATGCAGCTGATGGACCTGCTGCGGCGGATGGGAGCGGAGGGCCGCACCGTGCTCTTCTCCTCCCACATCCTGGAGGAGGTCGAGCAACTCGCCTCCCATATCGAGGTGATCGTGGCCGGACGACATGCTGCGTCCGGCGACTTCCGCAAGATCCGCCGACTGATGACGGACCGGCCGCACCGCTATCTCGTACGGTCCAGCGACGACCGGGCGCTCGCCGCGGCCCTGATCGCCGACCCGTCGACGGCCGGCATCGAGGTCGACCTGACCGAGGGTGCGCTGCGCATCCAGGCCGTCGACTTCGGCCGATTCACCCAACTGCTGCCGCGGGTCGCCCGCGAGCACTCCATCCGGCTGCTCACGGTCTCGCCGTCGGACGAGTCCCTCGAGTCGGTCTTCTCCTACCTCGTAGCGGCCTGA
- a CDS encoding YcnI family copper-binding membrane protein: MNVSRIALATGIAASSVLLLSGTAFAHVSVQPQGEAAKGGYATVNFKVPNERDNASTVKLEVNLPTEHPLSSVMPQPVPGWKVEVTKSKLAKPLQVHGKQITEAVSKVTWTADGSKIGPGQFQQFPLSLGKLPEDADQLVFKALQTYDNKEVVRWIEEAKEGAAEPESPAPVLKLSAATGDEHGGGAKDASAKDGKNAGHDEDTKSEEASDSSSDTTARILGIVGILVGVAGVAFGVLAGRRRTS, translated from the coding sequence ATGAACGTTTCCCGTATCGCGCTCGCGACCGGCATCGCCGCCTCCTCCGTACTGCTGCTTTCCGGCACCGCCTTCGCGCACGTCAGCGTGCAGCCGCAGGGCGAGGCCGCCAAGGGCGGCTACGCGACGGTCAACTTCAAGGTCCCCAACGAGCGCGACAACGCCTCGACAGTGAAGCTCGAGGTCAACCTCCCCACCGAGCACCCGCTGTCGTCCGTGATGCCGCAGCCTGTGCCCGGCTGGAAGGTCGAGGTCACCAAGTCCAAGCTGGCCAAGCCGCTCCAGGTGCACGGCAAGCAGATCACCGAGGCGGTCTCCAAGGTCACCTGGACGGCGGACGGCTCCAAGATCGGGCCCGGCCAGTTCCAGCAGTTCCCGCTCTCTCTCGGCAAGCTTCCCGAGGACGCCGACCAGTTGGTGTTCAAGGCCCTCCAGACGTACGACAACAAGGAAGTCGTGCGCTGGATCGAGGAGGCGAAGGAGGGCGCCGCGGAGCCCGAGTCGCCCGCGCCCGTCCTGAAGCTGTCCGCCGCCACCGGGGACGAGCACGGCGGCGGCGCGAAGGACGCGTCCGCGAAGGACGGCAAGAACGCCGGTCATGACGAGGACACGAAGTCCGAGGAGGCCTCGGACAGCAGCAGCGACACCACGGCCCGCATCCTGGGCATCGTCGGCATTCTCGTCGGTGTCGCGGGTGTTGCCTTCGGCGTCCTGGCCGGACGCCGCCGCACGTCCTGA
- the efeB gene encoding iron uptake transporter deferrochelatase/peroxidase subunit, with amino-acid sequence MSDPVRDNDISRRRLLGTVGAGATGLALGAAGGAAAYAGAAGEAPAALSTVGATGIAFHGEHQAGITTPLQACGHLIAFDLAPGAGRKEAAALMRRWSALASQLMAGRAAGDGDTGVALDAGPSSLTVTFGFGRTFFDRTALVAQRPPELDPLPAFSSDQLDAKRSNGDLWVQIGADDALVAFHALRAIQKAAGDAARVRWQMNGFNRSPGATGKPMTARNLMGQLDGTANPKPSEADFDKRIFVPSETSGTKYDWLAGGSYAVVRRIRMLLDDWERLSLKKQELVIGRRKSDGAPLTGGTETTELALDKTGPDGKLVIPDNAHARISAPEQNGGAAMLRRPFSFHDGIGADGTPDAGLLFVCWQADPLRGFVPVQRKLDRGDALSAFIRHEASGLFAAPGGARTGEYVGQRLLES; translated from the coding sequence GTGAGTGACCCTGTGCGCGACAACGACATCTCCAGGCGGCGGCTGCTCGGCACCGTGGGCGCCGGCGCCACCGGTCTTGCGCTGGGCGCTGCGGGCGGCGCCGCCGCGTACGCCGGCGCGGCAGGCGAAGCCCCGGCCGCGCTGAGCACCGTCGGCGCGACCGGCATCGCCTTCCACGGCGAGCACCAGGCGGGCATCACCACGCCCCTGCAGGCGTGCGGCCATCTGATCGCCTTCGACCTGGCGCCGGGCGCGGGCCGCAAGGAGGCGGCCGCGCTGATGCGCCGCTGGTCCGCGCTCGCGAGCCAACTGATGGCGGGCAGGGCGGCCGGCGACGGCGACACAGGCGTCGCGCTGGACGCCGGGCCCTCTTCGCTGACCGTCACATTCGGCTTCGGCCGCACCTTCTTCGACCGTACGGCGCTGGTGGCACAGCGGCCGCCGGAGCTGGATCCGCTGCCCGCCTTCTCCTCCGACCAACTGGACGCCAAGCGGTCCAACGGCGATCTGTGGGTGCAGATCGGCGCGGACGACGCGCTGGTCGCCTTCCACGCACTGCGCGCGATCCAGAAGGCGGCCGGGGACGCGGCCCGGGTGCGCTGGCAGATGAACGGCTTCAACCGCTCGCCGGGCGCCACCGGAAAGCCGATGACCGCACGCAATCTGATGGGCCAGCTCGACGGAACGGCCAATCCGAAACCGTCCGAGGCCGACTTCGACAAGCGGATCTTCGTTCCGTCCGAGACGTCGGGGACGAAGTACGACTGGCTGGCAGGAGGCTCGTACGCCGTTGTACGACGCATCCGGATGCTGCTCGACGACTGGGAGCGGCTCTCGCTGAAGAAGCAGGAGCTGGTCATCGGCCGGCGCAAGTCCGACGGCGCCCCGCTGACCGGCGGAACCGAGACCACCGAGCTCGCGCTGGACAAGACGGGGCCCGACGGGAAGCTGGTCATTCCGGACAACGCCCACGCCCGGATCTCGGCTCCGGAGCAGAACGGCGGTGCGGCCATGCTGCGTCGGCCGTTCTCCTTCCACGACGGGATCGGCGCGGACGGAACGCCGGATGCGGGGCTGCTCTTCGTCTGCTGGCAGGCCGATCCGCTGCGCGGCTTCGTACCGGTGCAGCGCAAGCTCGACCGGGGCGACGCGCTGTCGGCGTTCATCCGGCACGAGGCGAGCGGGCTGTTCGCGGCGCCTGGCGGGGCACGGACCGGCGAGTACGTGGGCCAGCGGCTTCTGGAGTCGTAA
- a CDS encoding HAD family hydrolase produces the protein MSPAPFPYKLVATDLDGTLLRGDDTVSERTRDALAAATAAGAAHIIVTGRAVPWTRHILDDLGYDGLAVCGQGGQVYHAGEHRLLTSVTLDRQLAGLALSKIEAEVGPLAVAASRDGLDGEVLVGPGYRVQEGPLPVVAFEDPAELWSAPLSKVFIQHPELGDDALAQASRATVGSLVDVVVAGPGIVEILPLGLSKATGLSLAARRLGLRASDTIAFGDMPNDIPMFGWASHGVAMANAHDELKAVADEITASNEHDGIAVVLEHLLG, from the coding sequence GTGAGCCCCGCCCCCTTTCCGTACAAGCTTGTCGCGACCGATCTCGACGGCACGCTGTTGCGTGGCGACGACACGGTCTCGGAGCGCACGCGCGACGCGCTCGCCGCGGCCACCGCGGCGGGCGCCGCGCACATCATCGTCACCGGGCGTGCTGTGCCGTGGACCCGGCACATCCTGGACGACCTGGGGTACGACGGCCTCGCGGTCTGCGGCCAGGGCGGGCAGGTCTACCACGCGGGTGAGCACCGGCTGCTGACCTCGGTGACGCTGGACCGGCAGCTGGCCGGACTCGCGCTCTCCAAGATCGAGGCGGAGGTCGGGCCGCTCGCGGTGGCCGCGAGCCGCGACGGGCTGGACGGCGAGGTGCTGGTCGGTCCTGGTTATCGGGTGCAGGAAGGCCCGCTGCCCGTGGTGGCGTTCGAGGACCCGGCCGAGCTGTGGTCCGCGCCGCTGAGCAAGGTGTTCATCCAGCATCCGGAGCTCGGTGACGACGCGCTGGCACAGGCTTCCAGGGCGACGGTCGGCAGCCTGGTGGATGTGGTGGTTGCGGGGCCCGGCATCGTCGAGATACTGCCGCTGGGGCTGAGCAAGGCGACGGGGCTCTCGCTGGCGGCGCGGCGGCTGGGGCTGCGGGCCTCGGACACGATCGCGTTCGGTGATATGCCGAACGACATCCCGATGTTCGGCTGGGCCTCGCACGGTGTGGCGATGGCCAACGCGCACGACGAACTGAAGGCCGTGGCGGACGAGATCACGGCGTCGAACGAGCACGACGGCATCGCGGTGGTGCTGGAGCACTTGCTCGGCTGA
- a CDS encoding SCO family protein: protein MRKKTVLAATLVVAAGLTLSACGGGDDSAKSPFADVSAKANRPATLLDQPYTKPNLVLTDTHGKKYDLREQTKGKPTLIYFGYTHCPDVCPLTMSNIAIARKKLPKADQDKLQVVFVTTDPERDTAAELAKWLPSAGDPSFTGLTGDFPTIQAGARQIGIGIDPPKKEKDGTVVSMHGAQVIAFSPKTDAGYVLYSQDTTADDYAKDLPKIIRGENP from the coding sequence ATGCGTAAGAAGACTGTGCTCGCGGCCACGCTCGTCGTGGCCGCCGGGCTCACGCTGTCCGCCTGCGGGGGCGGAGACGACTCGGCCAAGAGCCCCTTCGCCGATGTCTCCGCCAAGGCGAACCGGCCCGCGACCCTGCTCGACCAGCCCTACACCAAGCCGAACCTCGTCCTGACGGACACCCACGGCAAGAAGTACGACCTGCGCGAGCAGACCAAGGGCAAGCCGACGCTGATCTACTTCGGCTACACGCACTGCCCCGACGTCTGCCCGCTGACGATGAGCAATATCGCCATCGCCAGGAAGAAGCTCCCTAAGGCCGACCAGGACAAGCTCCAGGTCGTCTTTGTCACCACCGACCCGGAGCGGGACACCGCGGCCGAGCTCGCCAAGTGGCTGCCGAGCGCAGGCGATCCGTCCTTCACCGGTCTCACCGGCGACTTCCCGACCATCCAGGCGGGCGCGCGCCAGATCGGCATCGGTATCGACCCGCCGAAGAAGGAGAAGGACGGCACGGTCGTCTCCATGCACGGCGCGCAGGTCATCGCGTTCTCCCCGAAGACCGACGCGGGCTACGTCCTGTACAGCCAGGACACCACGGCGGACGACTACGCCAAGGACCTGCCGAAGATCATCCGTGGAGAGAACCCGTGA
- the pheA gene encoding prephenate dehydratase has translation MSATRFTYLGPEGTFTEAALRTLPEAATRELVPMLSVPAALDAVRNGDAAAALVPIENSVEGGVTATLDELASGQPLMIYREVLLPIAFALLVRPGTKLSEVKTVTGHPVAQPQVRNWLRANLPDALWESAASNADGARLVQEGRYDAAFAGEFAAATYGLEPLVSEIHDAENAETRFVLVGRPARPAAPTGADKTSVVIWLGDDHPGALLELLQEFAVRGVNLMLIQSRPTGAGIGNYCFAVDAEGHLSDRRVGEALMGLKRICPKVRFLGSYPRAGVAVEDVRALRAGTSDAEFTAASDWLARCQDGRA, from the coding sequence ATGTCGGCCACGCGCTTCACGTATCTCGGTCCCGAGGGGACCTTCACCGAAGCCGCCCTGCGCACGCTTCCCGAAGCAGCCACCCGCGAGCTCGTCCCGATGCTGTCCGTGCCCGCGGCGCTGGATGCCGTACGGAACGGCGATGCCGCGGCCGCCCTCGTACCGATCGAGAACTCCGTGGAGGGCGGCGTCACCGCGACCCTCGACGAGCTGGCCTCCGGACAGCCGCTGATGATCTACCGCGAGGTGCTGCTGCCGATCGCCTTCGCGCTGCTCGTGCGGCCGGGCACCAAGCTCTCCGAGGTGAAGACGGTGACCGGCCATCCGGTCGCCCAGCCGCAGGTGCGCAACTGGCTGCGGGCGAATCTGCCGGACGCGCTCTGGGAGTCGGCCGCGTCGAACGCGGACGGGGCGCGGCTGGTGCAGGAGGGGCGGTACGACGCGGCCTTCGCGGGCGAGTTCGCGGCCGCGACGTACGGACTCGAGCCGCTGGTCAGCGAGATCCATGACGCGGAGAACGCGGAGACGCGTTTCGTGCTGGTGGGCCGGCCCGCCAGGCCCGCGGCGCCGACCGGCGCTGACAAGACCTCGGTGGTCATCTGGCTGGGCGACGACCACCCGGGTGCACTGCTGGAGCTGCTCCAGGAATTCGCGGTGCGCGGGGTCAACCTGATGCTGATCCAGTCCCGGCCGACCGGAGCGGGCATCGGGAACTACTGCTTTGCCGTGGACGCCGAGGGCCATCTCTCGGACCGGCGGGTGGGCGAGGCGCTGATGGGGCTGAAGCGGATCTGCCCGAAGGTGCGGTTCCTCGGTTCGTATCCGCGGGCGGGTGTGGCGGTGGAGGACGTACGGGCGCTGCGCGCGGGGACCTCGGACGCCGAGTTCACGGCCGCGTCGGACTGGCTGGCGCGCTGCCAGGACGGCCGGGCCTGA
- the serS gene encoding serine--tRNA ligase yields MIDLRLLREDPDRVRASQRARGEDVDLVDALLSADERRRSSGLRFDELRSEQKSLGKLIPKATPEERAELLKRAEQLKADVKAADAAQNEADEETRRLLLQLGNIVHEDVPVGGEEDFVVLETHGTIRDFGAEGFAPKDHLELGEALGAIDVERGAKVSGSRFYYLTGVGALLELALVNAAIAQATEAGFIPMLTPALVRPRAMEGTGFLGQASENVYHLEKDDYYLVGTSEVPLAAYHMDEIIEADKLPLRYAGFSPCFRREAGTYGKDTRGIFRVHQFDKVEMFSYVAPEDAEAEHKRLLDWEKQWLTGLELPFQVIDVATGDLGSSASRKYDCEAWIPTQGKYRELTSASNCDSFQARRLSVRMRDGKKVQPLATLNGTLCAVPRTIVAILENHQLADGSVRVPEVLRPYLGGREILEPISK; encoded by the coding sequence GTGATTGACCTTCGCCTGCTTCGTGAGGACCCCGACCGTGTTCGCGCCTCCCAGCGCGCCCGTGGAGAGGACGTCGACCTCGTCGACGCCCTGCTCTCCGCCGATGAGCGCCGCAGGTCGTCCGGCCTTCGCTTCGACGAACTGCGCTCCGAGCAGAAGTCGCTCGGCAAGCTCATCCCCAAGGCCACTCCGGAAGAGCGCGCCGAGCTGCTGAAGAGGGCCGAGCAGCTGAAGGCCGACGTAAAGGCGGCCGACGCCGCACAGAACGAGGCCGACGAAGAGACCAGGCGGCTGCTGCTCCAGCTCGGGAACATCGTCCACGAGGACGTCCCGGTCGGCGGCGAGGAGGACTTCGTCGTCCTCGAGACGCACGGCACGATCCGCGACTTCGGCGCCGAGGGCTTCGCGCCCAAGGACCACCTTGAGCTCGGCGAGGCGCTCGGCGCCATCGATGTCGAGCGCGGCGCGAAGGTGTCGGGCTCACGCTTCTACTACCTGACGGGCGTCGGCGCGCTGCTTGAGCTCGCGCTGGTCAACGCCGCGATCGCGCAGGCCACAGAGGCCGGCTTCATCCCGATGCTGACCCCGGCGCTGGTCCGCCCGCGCGCCATGGAGGGCACGGGCTTCCTCGGCCAGGCTTCGGAGAACGTGTACCACCTGGAGAAGGACGACTACTACCTGGTCGGCACCTCCGAGGTCCCGCTCGCCGCGTACCACATGGACGAGATCATCGAGGCCGACAAGCTGCCGCTGCGGTACGCGGGCTTCTCGCCGTGCTTCCGCCGCGAGGCCGGCACGTACGGCAAGGACACCCGGGGCATCTTCCGGGTGCACCAGTTCGACAAGGTCGAGATGTTCTCGTACGTCGCTCCCGAGGACGCGGAGGCCGAGCACAAGCGTCTGCTTGACTGGGAGAAGCAATGGCTGACCGGCCTCGAGCTGCCCTTCCAGGTGATCGATGTGGCCACCGGCGACCTGGGTTCCTCGGCCTCGCGCAAGTACGACTGCGAGGCGTGGATCCCGACCCAGGGCAAGTACCGCGAGCTGACCTCCGCGTCGAACTGCGACAGTTTCCAGGCCCGACGGCTCTCGGTCCGGATGCGTGACGGCAAGAAGGTGCAGCCGCTGGCGACGCTGAACGGCACGCTCTGCGCCGTACCGCGCACGATCGTGGCGATCCTTGAGAACCACCAGCTGGCCGACGGTTCGGTGCGGGTGCCCGAGGTGCTCCGTCCGTACCTGGGGGGACGAGAGATCCTGGAGCCGATCTCCAAGTGA
- a CDS encoding copper chaperone PCu(A)C, whose product MSRRSTLAGVIALSAGLALAGCSSDGAPELKVNGAFMPQPVSDDMAAGFLTVHNSGGTADKLTSVTSDLSDDITIHESKDQRMQEVKTFDVPADGELNLERGGNHIMFMKLKQQPKQGEKVTLELRFEKSGPIKVELPVKEPTYSPKKH is encoded by the coding sequence GTGAGCCGCCGTTCGACTCTCGCCGGCGTCATAGCCCTGAGCGCGGGGCTGGCGCTGGCGGGCTGCTCGTCCGACGGCGCGCCCGAGTTGAAGGTCAATGGTGCCTTCATGCCACAGCCCGTCAGCGACGACATGGCAGCCGGGTTTCTGACGGTGCACAACAGCGGGGGCACGGCCGACAAGCTCACCTCCGTCACCAGCGACCTCTCCGACGACATCACGATCCATGAGTCCAAGGACCAGAGGATGCAGGAGGTGAAAACCTTCGACGTACCGGCGGACGGCGAACTCAATCTCGAACGGGGTGGAAACCACATCATGTTCATGAAGCTCAAGCAGCAGCCGAAGCAGGGCGAGAAGGTCACCTTGGAGCTGCGCTTCGAGAAGTCCGGCCCGATCAAGGTCGAACTTCCCGTGAAGGAACCCACCTACAGCCCGAAGAAGCACTGA
- a CDS encoding ABC transporter permease — protein sequence MSTETNTVTGAETTRIHNIGYRNYDGPRLGRAYARRSLYSQSLRGAYGLGRSAKSKVLPMILFAVMCLPAAIIVAVAVATNLKDLPLDYTRYAIVTQAVIGLFLAAQAPQSVSRDLRFKTVPLYFSRPIERIDYVLAKYGAMASALFVLTAAPLVILYIGSLLAKMDFVDQTKGFAQGMLSVALLSVLFGGLGLVMAALTPRRGFGVAAVIATLTITYVAVSTVQAIAWETGSPDVIKWFGLFSPVTLIDGVQTAFLGATSAFPGKAGPEAGVGMVYLLVVLALVFGSYAVLMRRYRKVGL from the coding sequence ATGAGCACCGAGACCAACACCGTGACCGGGGCCGAGACCACCCGGATCCACAACATCGGCTACCGGAACTACGACGGGCCGCGGCTCGGCCGCGCGTACGCACGCCGCTCCCTCTACTCGCAGTCCCTGCGCGGGGCTTACGGACTTGGGCGCTCGGCCAAGTCCAAAGTGCTGCCGATGATTCTTTTCGCGGTGATGTGCCTGCCCGCGGCGATCATCGTCGCGGTCGCCGTCGCCACCAACCTCAAGGACCTTCCTCTCGACTACACGCGCTACGCGATCGTCACCCAGGCGGTCATCGGCCTCTTCCTGGCCGCGCAGGCACCGCAGTCCGTCTCCCGTGATCTGCGCTTCAAGACCGTGCCGCTGTACTTCTCGCGCCCGATCGAGCGCATCGACTACGTCCTCGCGAAGTACGGGGCAATGGCCTCGGCTCTCTTTGTACTCACCGCGGCACCGCTGGTCATCCTCTACATCGGCTCACTGCTCGCCAAGATGGACTTCGTGGACCAGACGAAGGGATTCGCGCAGGGGATGCTTTCCGTCGCGCTTCTCTCCGTCCTCTTCGGCGGCCTCGGCCTGGTGATGGCCGCGCTCACGCCGCGCCGCGGCTTCGGTGTCGCCGCCGTGATCGCCACGCTGACCATCACGTACGTCGCCGTCTCCACTGTCCAGGCCATCGCCTGGGAGACCGGCTCGCCCGATGTGATCAAGTGGTTCGGCCTCTTCTCGCCGGTCACGCTCATCGACGGCGTACAGACTGCCTTCCTCGGCGCCACTTCCGCCTTCCCCGGCAAGGCGGGGCCGGAAGCCGGCGTGGGCATGGTCTATCTGCTCGTCGTCCTCGCGCTCGTCTTCGGCTCGTACGCCGTCCTGATGCGCCGCTACCGAAAGGTCGGGCTGTGA
- a CDS encoding ABC transporter permease — protein sequence MYNPTVARLTYRAVLGKRRAAILFVLPGLLLLIAAAVRSFNGLDDQVAADVLGGFAIATMVPLIGVIAGTGAIGPEIDDGSIVYLLAKPVKRSTIVFTKLIVAIAITMAFSAAPTFVAGFILNGNGQQVAVAYTVAALVASIAYSALFLLLGTVSRHAVVIGLVYALVWETLFGSLVSGARTLSVQQWSLSLAEKIGGEGLIGSDVGLPLAVALLVGVTVVATWYAGQKLRVLKLAGEE from the coding sequence ATGTACAACCCCACAGTCGCCCGGCTCACCTATCGGGCCGTGCTCGGCAAGCGGCGGGCAGCGATTCTGTTCGTACTGCCCGGTCTGCTGCTGCTCATCGCGGCGGCGGTACGCAGCTTCAACGGCCTGGACGACCAGGTCGCCGCCGATGTCCTGGGCGGGTTCGCCATCGCGACGATGGTGCCGCTGATCGGGGTGATCGCGGGCACCGGGGCGATCGGGCCCGAGATCGACGACGGCTCGATCGTCTATCTGCTGGCCAAGCCGGTGAAGCGGTCGACGATCGTCTTCACCAAGCTGATCGTCGCGATCGCGATCACGATGGCATTCTCGGCGGCCCCCACCTTTGTCGCGGGGTTCATCCTCAACGGCAACGGCCAGCAGGTCGCGGTGGCGTACACGGTGGCGGCGCTGGTCGCCTCGATCGCCTACAGCGCGCTGTTCCTGCTCCTCGGGACGGTCAGCCGGCACGCGGTGGTCATAGGGCTCGTCTACGCGCTGGTCTGGGAGACGCTGTTCGGCAGCCTGGTCTCGGGCGCGCGCACGCTGAGTGTGCAGCAGTGGTCGCTGTCGCTCGCCGAGAAGATCGGCGGCGAGGGCCTGATCGGCTCGGACGTGGGCCTGCCGCTGGCGGTGGCACTGCTGGTGGGGGTCACGGTGGTGGCGACCTGGTATGCGGGGCAGAAGCTGCGGGTGCTGAAGCTCGCCGGCGAGGAGTGA